From a region of the Salmo trutta unplaced genomic scaffold, fSalTru1.1, whole genome shotgun sequence genome:
- the LOC115182482 gene encoding protein MAL2 — translation MSEPATNPAATAFPEPTISLPLGLQILRTYSGALICLEIIFGGLVWILVASSNVPVPLLQGWVMFVSVSTFFCSSVYLLLFLLGLADRINTDWNLMDVLYHFTALLFYFSALVLEAAVTAARGVISSTNSSIPGCVTAPSGNILTFLDNRQYSINVAATIFAFVVTLCYACSMFMGFRRWQM, via the exons ATGTCGGAGCCAGCGACGAATCCTGCGGCGACAGCATTCCCAGAGCCGACGATATCTTTGCCATTGGGACTACAAATATTGAGGACGTACTCCGGTGCTCTGATCTGCTTGGAAATT ATATTTGGAGGGTTAGTATGGATCCTGGTGGCCTCCTCCAACGTGCCCGTGCCCCTGCTACAGGGCTGGGTGATGTTTGTCTCTGTCAGCACGTTCTTCTGTTCCAGCGtgtacctcctcctcttcctcctgggcTTGGCTGACAGAATCAACACTGACTGGAACCTGATG GATGTGCTGTACCACTTCACAGCACTGCTGTTCTACTTCAGTGCCTTGGTGCTGGAGGCTGCTGTTACGGCTGCCAGAGGGGTCATCAGTAGCACCAACAGCTCCATACCAGGATGTGTAACAGCCCCTAGTGGAAATATACTCACCTTCCTGGACAACAGACAATACAGTATTAATGTGGCAGCTACG ATATTTGCCTTTGTGGTGACACTCTGCTACGCCTGCAGTATGTTCATGGGCTTCAGGAGGTGGCAGATGTGA